The Glycine soja cultivar W05 chromosome 8, ASM419377v2, whole genome shotgun sequence genome has a window encoding:
- the LOC114423287 gene encoding uncharacterized protein LOC114423287 isoform X3, with protein sequence MVSNSMLMASSLHSPCTLFSSHKLCSSSIKTISKQSHTFLHRNPSLHRPLSLGSKRVLPSVCFFNTGDKSDSKESGWPILRRWEVPWQWQTVSLTSLACGLGCVLNSCYDFISNLKYCKCLTEAIALPYLGIKPDVLSLDDKAEILLFDQSITTAVVLGIIYSVANTFQPLPEDFFKYDLREPFNLQKGWLLWAGIGLAGAILAISLTGVAVSFFNGETPQRETDALVRLLPLIGSSNLSTACLVGITGVLAPLLEETVFRGFFMTSLTKWVPTPVAVVISAAVFALAHLTPGEFPQLFVLGTALGFSYAQTHNLLTPITIHSFWNSGVILFLTFLQLQGYDIRELLQAT encoded by the exons ATGGTTTCAAATTCAATGTTAATGGCTTCTTCTCTGCATTCACCTTGCACCCTCTTCAGTTCCCACAAGCTTTGTTCTTCTTCGATCAAAACCATCTCAAAACAAAGCCACACATTTCTCCATAGAAATCCCTCTCTCCATCGCCCTTTGAGTTTGGGTTCCAAAAGGGTTCTTCCTTCAGTTTGCTTCTTTAATACTGGAGACAAATCTGACTCCAAG gaaTCGGGATGGCCTATTCTCAGGCGATGGGAGGTGCCTTGGCAATGGCAAACAGTTTCACTGACCTCTCTTGCCTGTGGATTGGGGTGTGTTTTGAATAGCTGTTATGATTTCATATCAAACTTGAAATATTGCAAAT GTTTGACTGAAGCAATTGCCTTACCATATCTCGGGATCAAACCTGATGTGCTAAGTTTAGATGACAAGGCAGAGATACTTTTATTCGATCAGAG CATCACAACTGCTGTTGTACTTGGAATCATATATAGTGTTGCCAACACTTTCCAGCCACTTCCTGAAGACTTCTTCAAATACG ATTTGAGGGAACCTTTCAATCTTCAAAAGGGTTGGCTTTTGTGGGCTGGAATTGGACTTGCTGGTGCCATACTTGCCATTTCATTGACCGGAGTTGCTGTGTCTTTCTTCAATGGAGAAACCCCACAAAGAGAG ACTGATGCTCTTGTTCGCTTGCTTCCGTTAATTGGATCTTCAAATCTCAG CACTGCCTGCTTGGTGGGCATCACAGGTGTTCTTGCTCCACTCCTTGAGGAGACTGTTTTTCGGGGATTTTTTATGACTTCCCTCACTAAGTG GGTTCCTACGCCAGTTGCTGTTGTCATTAGTGCTGCTGTTTTTGCCCTTGCACATCTCACTCCTGGAGAATTTCCCCAATTGTTTGTTCTAG GGACTGCTTTGGGGTTTTCATATGCTCAAACTCACAACCTTCTCACTCCCATCACTATCCATTCTTTTTGGAACTCAGGAGTTATATTATTTCTTACTTTTCTGCAG CTTCAAGGGTACGATATCAGAGAATTATTGCAGGCAACTTGA
- the LOC114423287 gene encoding uncharacterized protein LOC114423287 isoform X1 → MVSNSMLMASSLHSPCTLFSSHKLCSSSIKTISKQSHTFLHRNPSLHRPLSLGSKRVLPSVCFFNTGDKSDSKESGWPILRRWEVPWQWQTVSLTSLACGLGCVLNSCYDFISNLKYCKCLTEAIALPYLGIKPDVLSLDDKAEILLFDQSITTAVVLGIIYSVANTFQPLPEDFFKYDLREPFNLQKGWLLWAGIGLAGAILAISLTGVAVSFFNGETPQRETDALVRLLPLIGSSNLSTACLVGITGVLAPLLEETVFRGFFMTSLTKWVPTPVAVVISAAVFALAHLTPGEFPQLFVLGTALGFSYAQTHNLLTPITIHSFWNSGVILFLTFLQVLIITHVCVCSVWFTASRVRYQRIIAGNLMEKISPLHGCGASCTVYNTNPFLCLSALLSVL, encoded by the exons ATGGTTTCAAATTCAATGTTAATGGCTTCTTCTCTGCATTCACCTTGCACCCTCTTCAGTTCCCACAAGCTTTGTTCTTCTTCGATCAAAACCATCTCAAAACAAAGCCACACATTTCTCCATAGAAATCCCTCTCTCCATCGCCCTTTGAGTTTGGGTTCCAAAAGGGTTCTTCCTTCAGTTTGCTTCTTTAATACTGGAGACAAATCTGACTCCAAG gaaTCGGGATGGCCTATTCTCAGGCGATGGGAGGTGCCTTGGCAATGGCAAACAGTTTCACTGACCTCTCTTGCCTGTGGATTGGGGTGTGTTTTGAATAGCTGTTATGATTTCATATCAAACTTGAAATATTGCAAAT GTTTGACTGAAGCAATTGCCTTACCATATCTCGGGATCAAACCTGATGTGCTAAGTTTAGATGACAAGGCAGAGATACTTTTATTCGATCAGAG CATCACAACTGCTGTTGTACTTGGAATCATATATAGTGTTGCCAACACTTTCCAGCCACTTCCTGAAGACTTCTTCAAATACG ATTTGAGGGAACCTTTCAATCTTCAAAAGGGTTGGCTTTTGTGGGCTGGAATTGGACTTGCTGGTGCCATACTTGCCATTTCATTGACCGGAGTTGCTGTGTCTTTCTTCAATGGAGAAACCCCACAAAGAGAG ACTGATGCTCTTGTTCGCTTGCTTCCGTTAATTGGATCTTCAAATCTCAG CACTGCCTGCTTGGTGGGCATCACAGGTGTTCTTGCTCCACTCCTTGAGGAGACTGTTTTTCGGGGATTTTTTATGACTTCCCTCACTAAGTG GGTTCCTACGCCAGTTGCTGTTGTCATTAGTGCTGCTGTTTTTGCCCTTGCACATCTCACTCCTGGAGAATTTCCCCAATTGTTTGTTCTAG GGACTGCTTTGGGGTTTTCATATGCTCAAACTCACAACCTTCTCACTCCCATCACTATCCATTCTTTTTGGAACTCAGGAGTTATATTATTTCTTACTTTTCTGCAGGTATTAATTATAACTCATGTATGTGTTTGCTCAGTATGGTTTACTG CTTCAAGGGTACGATATCAGAGAATTATTGCAGGCAACTTGATGGAAAAAATTTCTCCTTTGCATGGATGTGGAGCATCATGTACAGTATATAATACAAATCCATTTCTTTGCTTATCTGCGCTCCTTTCCGTGCTGTAA
- the LOC114423287 gene encoding uncharacterized protein LOC114423287 isoform X6: MPSRDFLPILSNGLTEAIALPYLGIKPDVLSLDDKAEILLFDQSITTAVVLGIIYSVANTFQPLPEDFFKYDLREPFNLQKGWLLWAGIGLAGAILAISLTGVAVSFFNGETPQRETDALVRLLPLIGSSNLSTACLVGITGVLAPLLEETVFRGFFMTSLTKWVPTPVAVVISAAVFALAHLTPGEFPQLFVLGTALGFSYAQTHNLLTPITIHSFWNSGVILFLTFLQVLIITHVCVCSVWFTASRVRYQRIIAGNLMEKISPLHGCGASCTVYNTNPFLCLSALLSVL, encoded by the exons ATGCCATCTAGAGACTTCTTACCTATACTGTCAAATG GTTTGACTGAAGCAATTGCCTTACCATATCTCGGGATCAAACCTGATGTGCTAAGTTTAGATGACAAGGCAGAGATACTTTTATTCGATCAGAG CATCACAACTGCTGTTGTACTTGGAATCATATATAGTGTTGCCAACACTTTCCAGCCACTTCCTGAAGACTTCTTCAAATACG ATTTGAGGGAACCTTTCAATCTTCAAAAGGGTTGGCTTTTGTGGGCTGGAATTGGACTTGCTGGTGCCATACTTGCCATTTCATTGACCGGAGTTGCTGTGTCTTTCTTCAATGGAGAAACCCCACAAAGAGAG ACTGATGCTCTTGTTCGCTTGCTTCCGTTAATTGGATCTTCAAATCTCAG CACTGCCTGCTTGGTGGGCATCACAGGTGTTCTTGCTCCACTCCTTGAGGAGACTGTTTTTCGGGGATTTTTTATGACTTCCCTCACTAAGTG GGTTCCTACGCCAGTTGCTGTTGTCATTAGTGCTGCTGTTTTTGCCCTTGCACATCTCACTCCTGGAGAATTTCCCCAATTGTTTGTTCTAG GGACTGCTTTGGGGTTTTCATATGCTCAAACTCACAACCTTCTCACTCCCATCACTATCCATTCTTTTTGGAACTCAGGAGTTATATTATTTCTTACTTTTCTGCAGGTATTAATTATAACTCATGTATGTGTTTGCTCAGTATGGTTTACTG CTTCAAGGGTACGATATCAGAGAATTATTGCAGGCAACTTGATGGAAAAAATTTCTCCTTTGCATGGATGTGGAGCATCATGTACAGTATATAATACAAATCCATTTCTTTGCTTATCTGCGCTCCTTTCCGTGCTGTAA
- the LOC114423287 gene encoding uncharacterized protein LOC114423287 isoform X4 has protein sequence MVSNSMLMASSLHSPCTLFSSHKLCSSSIKTISKQSHTFLHRNPSLHRPLSLGSKRVLPSVCFFNTGDKSDSKESGWPILRRWEVPWQWQTVSLTSLACGLGCVLNSCYDFISNLKYCKCLTEAIALPYLGIKPDVLSLDDKAEILLFDQSITTAVVLGIIYSVANTFQPLPEDFFKYDLREPFNLQKGWLLWAGIGLAGAILAISLTGVAVSFFNGETPQRETDALVRLLPLIGSSNLSTACLVGITGVLAPLLEETVFRGFFMTSLTKWVPTPVAVVISAAVFALAHLTPGEFPQLFVLGINYNSCMCLLSMVYCFKGTISENYCRQLDGKNFSFAWMWSIMYSI, from the exons ATGGTTTCAAATTCAATGTTAATGGCTTCTTCTCTGCATTCACCTTGCACCCTCTTCAGTTCCCACAAGCTTTGTTCTTCTTCGATCAAAACCATCTCAAAACAAAGCCACACATTTCTCCATAGAAATCCCTCTCTCCATCGCCCTTTGAGTTTGGGTTCCAAAAGGGTTCTTCCTTCAGTTTGCTTCTTTAATACTGGAGACAAATCTGACTCCAAG gaaTCGGGATGGCCTATTCTCAGGCGATGGGAGGTGCCTTGGCAATGGCAAACAGTTTCACTGACCTCTCTTGCCTGTGGATTGGGGTGTGTTTTGAATAGCTGTTATGATTTCATATCAAACTTGAAATATTGCAAAT GTTTGACTGAAGCAATTGCCTTACCATATCTCGGGATCAAACCTGATGTGCTAAGTTTAGATGACAAGGCAGAGATACTTTTATTCGATCAGAG CATCACAACTGCTGTTGTACTTGGAATCATATATAGTGTTGCCAACACTTTCCAGCCACTTCCTGAAGACTTCTTCAAATACG ATTTGAGGGAACCTTTCAATCTTCAAAAGGGTTGGCTTTTGTGGGCTGGAATTGGACTTGCTGGTGCCATACTTGCCATTTCATTGACCGGAGTTGCTGTGTCTTTCTTCAATGGAGAAACCCCACAAAGAGAG ACTGATGCTCTTGTTCGCTTGCTTCCGTTAATTGGATCTTCAAATCTCAG CACTGCCTGCTTGGTGGGCATCACAGGTGTTCTTGCTCCACTCCTTGAGGAGACTGTTTTTCGGGGATTTTTTATGACTTCCCTCACTAAGTG GGTTCCTACGCCAGTTGCTGTTGTCATTAGTGCTGCTGTTTTTGCCCTTGCACATCTCACTCCTGGAGAATTTCCCCAATTGTTTGTTCTAG GTATTAATTATAACTCATGTATGTGTTTGCTCAGTATGGTTTACTG CTTCAAGGGTACGATATCAGAGAATTATTGCAGGCAACTTGATGGAAAAAATTTCTCCTTTGCATGGATGTGGAGCATCATGTACAGTATATAA
- the LOC114423287 gene encoding uncharacterized protein LOC114423287 isoform X5 — translation MVSNSMLMASSLHSPCTLFSSHKLCSSSIKTISKQSHTFLHRNPSLHRPLSLGSKRVLPSVCFFNTGDKSDSKESGWPILRRWEVPWQWQTVSLTSLACGLGFVLTGLTEAIALPYLGIKPDVLSLDDKAEILLFDQSITTAVVLGIIYSVANTFQPLPEDFFKYDLREPFNLQKGWLLWAGIGLAGAILAISLTGVAVSFFNGETPQRETDALVRLLPLIGSSNLSTACLVGITGVLAPLLEETVFRGFFMTSLTKWVPTPVAVVISAAVFALAHLTPGEFPQLFVLGTALGFSYAQTHNLLTPITIHSFWNSGVILFLTFLQLQGYDIRELLQAT, via the exons ATGGTTTCAAATTCAATGTTAATGGCTTCTTCTCTGCATTCACCTTGCACCCTCTTCAGTTCCCACAAGCTTTGTTCTTCTTCGATCAAAACCATCTCAAAACAAAGCCACACATTTCTCCATAGAAATCCCTCTCTCCATCGCCCTTTGAGTTTGGGTTCCAAAAGGGTTCTTCCTTCAGTTTGCTTCTTTAATACTGGAGACAAATCTGACTCCAAG gaaTCGGGATGGCCTATTCTCAGGCGATGGGAGGTGCCTTGGCAATGGCAAACAGTTTCACTGACCTCTCTTGCCTGTGGATTGGG TTTTGTGTTGACAGGTTTGACTGAAGCAATTGCCTTACCATATCTCGGGATCAAACCTGATGTGCTAAGTTTAGATGACAAGGCAGAGATACTTTTATTCGATCAGAG CATCACAACTGCTGTTGTACTTGGAATCATATATAGTGTTGCCAACACTTTCCAGCCACTTCCTGAAGACTTCTTCAAATACG ATTTGAGGGAACCTTTCAATCTTCAAAAGGGTTGGCTTTTGTGGGCTGGAATTGGACTTGCTGGTGCCATACTTGCCATTTCATTGACCGGAGTTGCTGTGTCTTTCTTCAATGGAGAAACCCCACAAAGAGAG ACTGATGCTCTTGTTCGCTTGCTTCCGTTAATTGGATCTTCAAATCTCAG CACTGCCTGCTTGGTGGGCATCACAGGTGTTCTTGCTCCACTCCTTGAGGAGACTGTTTTTCGGGGATTTTTTATGACTTCCCTCACTAAGTG GGTTCCTACGCCAGTTGCTGTTGTCATTAGTGCTGCTGTTTTTGCCCTTGCACATCTCACTCCTGGAGAATTTCCCCAATTGTTTGTTCTAG GGACTGCTTTGGGGTTTTCATATGCTCAAACTCACAACCTTCTCACTCCCATCACTATCCATTCTTTTTGGAACTCAGGAGTTATATTATTTCTTACTTTTCTGCAG CTTCAAGGGTACGATATCAGAGAATTATTGCAGGCAACTTGA
- the LOC114423287 gene encoding uncharacterized protein LOC114423287 isoform X2: MVSNSMLMASSLHSPCTLFSSHKLCSSSIKTISKQSHTFLHRNPSLHRPLSLGSKRVLPSVCFFNTGDKSDSKESGWPILRRWEVPWQWQTVSLTSLACGLGFVLTGLTEAIALPYLGIKPDVLSLDDKAEILLFDQSITTAVVLGIIYSVANTFQPLPEDFFKYDLREPFNLQKGWLLWAGIGLAGAILAISLTGVAVSFFNGETPQRETDALVRLLPLIGSSNLSTACLVGITGVLAPLLEETVFRGFFMTSLTKWVPTPVAVVISAAVFALAHLTPGEFPQLFVLGTALGFSYAQTHNLLTPITIHSFWNSGVILFLTFLQVLIITHVCVCSVWFTASRVRYQRIIAGNLMEKISPLHGCGASCTVYNTNPFLCLSALLSVL, translated from the exons ATGGTTTCAAATTCAATGTTAATGGCTTCTTCTCTGCATTCACCTTGCACCCTCTTCAGTTCCCACAAGCTTTGTTCTTCTTCGATCAAAACCATCTCAAAACAAAGCCACACATTTCTCCATAGAAATCCCTCTCTCCATCGCCCTTTGAGTTTGGGTTCCAAAAGGGTTCTTCCTTCAGTTTGCTTCTTTAATACTGGAGACAAATCTGACTCCAAG gaaTCGGGATGGCCTATTCTCAGGCGATGGGAGGTGCCTTGGCAATGGCAAACAGTTTCACTGACCTCTCTTGCCTGTGGATTGGG TTTTGTGTTGACAGGTTTGACTGAAGCAATTGCCTTACCATATCTCGGGATCAAACCTGATGTGCTAAGTTTAGATGACAAGGCAGAGATACTTTTATTCGATCAGAG CATCACAACTGCTGTTGTACTTGGAATCATATATAGTGTTGCCAACACTTTCCAGCCACTTCCTGAAGACTTCTTCAAATACG ATTTGAGGGAACCTTTCAATCTTCAAAAGGGTTGGCTTTTGTGGGCTGGAATTGGACTTGCTGGTGCCATACTTGCCATTTCATTGACCGGAGTTGCTGTGTCTTTCTTCAATGGAGAAACCCCACAAAGAGAG ACTGATGCTCTTGTTCGCTTGCTTCCGTTAATTGGATCTTCAAATCTCAG CACTGCCTGCTTGGTGGGCATCACAGGTGTTCTTGCTCCACTCCTTGAGGAGACTGTTTTTCGGGGATTTTTTATGACTTCCCTCACTAAGTG GGTTCCTACGCCAGTTGCTGTTGTCATTAGTGCTGCTGTTTTTGCCCTTGCACATCTCACTCCTGGAGAATTTCCCCAATTGTTTGTTCTAG GGACTGCTTTGGGGTTTTCATATGCTCAAACTCACAACCTTCTCACTCCCATCACTATCCATTCTTTTTGGAACTCAGGAGTTATATTATTTCTTACTTTTCTGCAGGTATTAATTATAACTCATGTATGTGTTTGCTCAGTATGGTTTACTG CTTCAAGGGTACGATATCAGAGAATTATTGCAGGCAACTTGATGGAAAAAATTTCTCCTTTGCATGGATGTGGAGCATCATGTACAGTATATAATACAAATCCATTTCTTTGCTTATCTGCGCTCCTTTCCGTGCTGTAA